One Phocoena phocoena chromosome 5, mPhoPho1.1, whole genome shotgun sequence genomic region harbors:
- the REELD1 gene encoding LOW QUALITY PROTEIN: reelin domain-containing protein 1 (The sequence of the model RefSeq protein was modified relative to this genomic sequence to represent the inferred CDS: inserted 3 bases in 2 codons; substituted 1 base at 1 genomic stop codon), with product MFSVEVAVRGSRDFMGFLLQAQRESDHQIAGTFVFIPPHSKPMACFEEADTHVDKSXKRNLSFEWRDPAHPVRDVRFLLSVVQSYFVYWARIESSVVSQQTHSRASSDSHVESGSPMPAPGQRPEGMEGTAPAPRVPVILPQQRTDISAVAVPGAAGEDSLDPVPADVRVTEFPGAAETPFPASSRRAAVVSDGHQPSGDSNXTLEASPDIRGLERFMAIRGFSSESFASSPSTHHRTQNDPSFDSLETCLRSDRDEQDKMKASNRTVMRPPLYTVHLSYTRLWSSGALTGHGARAANPTPVLHTSATSRPPTAGGQSEASRPSASFLPQSKHKEPKVREGNGESGVRHPRKTNPRPELGQDEARAPLGIQLGTLQLGILLCLSAALGMAVAAGLRYLHTQSCHKRTEVSFSEPAGHAAARSDGGEMVHVRRIGENSFVLVEAXYNWITPSVGSKKTVL from the exons ATGTTTTCTGTGGAAGTGGCTGTGAGGGGCAGTCGTGATTTCATGGGCTTTCTACTTCAGGCCCAAAGGGAGTCTGATCATCAGATAGCTGgcacttttgttttcattcctcCTCATTCCAAACCGATGGCTTGTTTTGAAGAGGCTGACACACACGTGGACAAGT AGAAGAGAAATCTGTCGTTTGAGTGGCGGGACCCCGCCCACCCCGTAAGGGACGTCAGATTCCT TTTATCAGTGGTCCAGTCATATTTCGTTTACTGGGCGAGGATTGAATCATCTGTCGTGTCTCAACAGACACACAGTAGAGCTAGTTCCGACAGCCACGTGGAGTCTGGCTCACCTATGCCAGCCCCTGGGCAGAGGCCGGAGGGCATGGAAGGAACCGCCCC GGCCCCCAGGGTCCCCGTCATTCTTCCTCAGCAGCGCACAGATATCTCTGCTGTGGCCGTCCCTGGAGCTGCAGGAGAGGACAGCTTAGATCCTGTTCCTGCCGATGTTCGGGTGACAGAATTTCCTGGGGCTGCAGAGACTCCGTTCCCAGCATCTTCACGCAGAGCTGCCGTAGTCAGCGATGGCCACCAGCCCAGTGGGGACAGCAACTGAACCCTGGAAGCATCCCCGGACATTCGTGGGCTGGAGAGGTTCATGGCCATCAGGGGATTCTCCTCAGAGAGCTTTGCTTCCAGCCCTAGCACCCACCACAG GACTCAGAATGATCCAAGCTTTGATTCACTGGAAACTTGCCTGCGCTCGGATAGGGATGAACAG gACAAGATGAAGGCCTCAAATAGGACAGTGATGAGGCCTCCTCTGTACACTGTCCATCTTTCCTATACTCGCCTTTGGTCCTCTGGGGCACTCACTGGACATGGGGCCAGGGCGGCCAATCCAACCCCTGTCCTCCACACCTCTGCCACCTCCAGGCCACCCACTGCCGGTGGTCAGTCAGAGGCATCAAGACCCTCTGCCAGCTTCCTGCCTCAGTCAAAGCACAAGGAGCCCAAAGTGAGGGAGGGCAATGGAGAGAGTGGCGTGCGACACCCCAGGAAGACCAACCCAAGGCCTGAGCTTGGGCAAGACGAAGCCAGGGCCCCCTTGGGGATCCAGCTCGGGACTCTGCAGCTGGGAATCCTGCTTTGCCTTTCAGCTGCTTTGGGCATGGCCGTGGCTGCTGGCCTTCGCTACCTGCATACCCAGTCTTGCCACAAGCGGACAGAAGTATCCTTCAGTGAGCCTGCTGGGCACGCAGCTGCCAGGAGTGACGGAGGCGAGATGGTGCATGTCAGGAGGATTGGGGAgaacagttttgttttggttgaagC ATACAACTGGATCACTCCCTCTGTGGGTAGCAAGAAAACAGTCCTCTGA